In Xanthomonas theicola, a single genomic region encodes these proteins:
- a CDS encoding SphA family protein, translated as MSAAVPATPRPRHLAFALLLSLAGAPAWAQSVPQTVQLPNGLNTGGTSFLDGFTRTEPGWGIVQYARYTHLDAIEDARGNDVPAFRGTDIGSTLLLTQFAYATPYKLFGGVLGLNALAPLVDLHASFASDSPARLRDNGVGLGDITFGPYLQMLPTMRDGRPVFIQRFEFDAIAPVGKFDRHRDLNQSSGYWSLIPSWAFTVLPTPQWELSARLNYLYNFRADKAANAPQLAGFAFRNGRAGDAFWVNFTGSYALTPAFRLGVNGYYLKQLRDNRSNGERVADTKQSQFYLGPGASWRIDAHNILNANVYLPVEVKNAASGNNVNFQYIHVF; from the coding sequence ATGTCCGCCGCCGTCCCCGCAACGCCGCGTCCGCGGCATCTCGCCTTCGCCCTCCTGCTCTCGCTTGCCGGCGCCCCGGCCTGGGCGCAGAGCGTGCCGCAGACGGTGCAGCTGCCGAACGGGCTGAACACCGGCGGCACCAGCTTCCTGGATGGCTTCACCCGCACCGAGCCAGGCTGGGGAATCGTGCAATACGCACGCTACACGCACCTGGACGCGATCGAGGACGCGCGCGGCAACGACGTGCCGGCGTTCCGCGGCACCGACATCGGCTCCACGCTGCTGCTGACCCAGTTCGCCTACGCCACGCCGTACAAGCTGTTCGGCGGCGTGCTCGGCCTCAACGCGCTGGCGCCGCTGGTCGACCTCCACGCCTCGTTCGCCAGCGACAGCCCGGCGCGGCTGCGCGACAACGGCGTCGGCCTGGGCGACATCACTTTCGGCCCGTATCTGCAGATGCTGCCGACGATGCGCGACGGGCGTCCGGTGTTCATCCAGCGCTTCGAGTTCGACGCGATCGCGCCGGTCGGCAAGTTCGATCGCCACCGCGATCTCAACCAGAGCTCGGGCTACTGGTCGCTGATCCCGAGCTGGGCGTTCACCGTGTTGCCCACGCCGCAGTGGGAGCTCAGCGCACGCCTGAACTACCTCTACAACTTCCGCGCCGACAAGGCCGCCAACGCGCCGCAGCTGGCCGGCTTCGCGTTCCGCAACGGCCGGGCCGGCGATGCGTTCTGGGTCAATTTCACCGGCTCCTACGCGCTGACCCCGGCGTTCCGGCTGGGCGTGAACGGCTACTACCTCAAGCAGCTGCGCGACAACCGCAGCAACGGCGAGCGCGTGGCCGACACCAAGCAGAGCCAGTTCTATCTCGGCCCCGGCGCGTCGTGGCGGATCGATGCGCACAACATCCTCAATGCCAATGTGTACCTGCCGGTGGAGGTGAAGAACGCCGCCTCCGGCAACAACGTCAACTTCCAGTACATCCACGTGTTCTGA
- a CDS encoding MarR family winged helix-turn-helix transcriptional regulator — protein MLCAPLPAHGTPPLSNTELPDSSAPAESIDQARLTRLLGFRLTRSELQIRRMFLDCVRAYELKPVDFSVLVLVDANSGANQRQLAEVLDVSPPSLAIVIARLIKRRLLRQVRGRQDRRMQHLHLTAAGKALLDEAEAAVQQMEARLLQALGPSARRSLLRLLDLLDRIEPT, from the coding sequence ATGCTGTGTGCACCGCTTCCCGCACATGGCACACCGCCCTTGAGCAACACGGAACTCCCCGACAGCAGCGCGCCGGCCGAATCGATCGACCAGGCCCGGCTGACCCGGCTGCTCGGCTTCCGGCTGACCCGCAGCGAGCTGCAGATCCGGCGGATGTTCCTGGACTGCGTGCGCGCCTACGAACTCAAGCCGGTCGACTTCTCGGTGCTGGTGCTGGTGGATGCGAACAGCGGCGCCAACCAGCGCCAGCTCGCCGAGGTGCTCGACGTCTCCCCGCCCAGCCTGGCGATCGTGATCGCGCGGCTGATCAAGCGCCGGCTGCTGCGTCAGGTGCGCGGACGCCAGGACCGGCGCATGCAGCATCTGCATCTGACCGCGGCCGGCAAGGCGCTGCTGGACGAGGCCGAGGCCGCGGTGCAGCAGATGGAGGCGCGATTGCTGCAGGCCCTGGGGCCGTCCGCACGGCGCTCGCTGCTGCGCCTGCTCGACCTGCTGGACAGGATCGAACCGACCTGA
- a CDS encoding MFS transporter → MSHAAAAPSSVVLERMSGFQWIAIAICVLLNMLDGFDVMVMAFTAPHISGDWQLSGKVLGLMLSAGLVGMAIGSLFLAPLADRIGRRAVILWCLGILTVGMALSALAQDAWQLGLLRVFTGVGIGGMLASVGVITAEYADAKWRSTAVALQATGYPVGATLGGLIAAFVLERWSWHAVFLLGAAASLLCVPLVLRWLPESLDFLVARRPPGALARLNALLARMRMAPLAELPPLPVRAIGDRQGYAALFVGTLRRPALLIALAFFLHMFAFYFVLSWTPKLLVAAGVSAQQGITGGVLLNLGGIVGGSLFGWLASRLPLSRLTVVSLLLAGLGMALFAGFNTRLGIAFPVALVIGAALFAAMAGLYATAPAVFAPQVRSTGLGWAIGIGRLGAILSPLTVGLLVDRGWTPSTLYVVCAVPLLLAAAVCLLLQRSAR, encoded by the coding sequence ATGAGCCACGCCGCCGCCGCGCCATCCTCCGTCGTGCTCGAGCGCATGAGCGGCTTCCAGTGGATCGCGATCGCGATCTGCGTGCTGCTCAACATGCTCGACGGCTTCGACGTGATGGTGATGGCGTTCACCGCGCCGCATATCTCCGGCGACTGGCAGCTGTCGGGCAAGGTGTTGGGGCTGATGCTCAGCGCCGGCCTGGTCGGGATGGCGATCGGTTCGCTGTTCCTGGCGCCGCTGGCCGACCGCATCGGGCGGCGCGCGGTGATCCTGTGGTGCCTGGGCATCCTGACCGTGGGCATGGCGCTGTCGGCGCTGGCGCAGGATGCGTGGCAGCTCGGGCTGCTGCGGGTGTTCACCGGCGTCGGCATCGGCGGCATGCTGGCCAGCGTCGGCGTGATCACCGCCGAGTACGCCGATGCCAAGTGGCGCAGCACCGCGGTGGCGCTGCAGGCGACCGGCTATCCGGTCGGCGCCACCCTGGGCGGGCTGATCGCCGCGTTCGTGCTCGAGCGCTGGAGCTGGCATGCGGTGTTCCTGCTGGGCGCGGCGGCCTCGCTGCTGTGCGTGCCGCTGGTGCTGCGCTGGCTGCCGGAGTCGCTGGACTTCCTGGTCGCGCGGCGCCCGCCCGGCGCGCTGGCGCGGCTCAACGCGCTGCTGGCGCGGATGCGGATGGCGCCGCTGGCCGAACTGCCGCCGCTGCCGGTGCGCGCCATCGGCGACAGGCAGGGCTACGCGGCGCTGTTCGTCGGCACCCTGCGCAGGCCGGCGCTGCTGATCGCGCTGGCGTTCTTCCTGCACATGTTCGCGTTCTACTTCGTGCTCAGCTGGACCCCCAAGCTGCTGGTCGCCGCCGGCGTCTCGGCGCAGCAGGGCATCACCGGCGGGGTGCTGCTGAACCTGGGCGGCATCGTCGGCGGCAGCCTGTTCGGCTGGCTGGCCTCGCGCCTGCCGCTGTCGCGCCTGACCGTCGTCAGCCTGCTGCTGGCCGGGCTGGGCATGGCGCTGTTCGCCGGCTTCAACACCCGGCTCGGCATCGCCTTCCCGGTGGCGTTGGTGATCGGCGCGGCGCTGTTCGCGGCGATGGCCGGCCTGTACGCGACCGCGCCGGCGGTGTTCGCGCCGCAGGTGCGCAGCACCGGGCTGGGCTGGGCGATCGGCATCGGCCGGCTCGGCGCGATCCTGTCGCCGCTGACGGTGGGCCTGCTGGTGGACCGCGGCTGGACGCCGTCGACGCTGTACGTGGTCTGCGCGGTGCCGCTGCTGCTGGCCGCCGCGGTCTGTCTGCTGTTGCAACGCAGCGCGCGCTGA
- the aroD gene encoding type I 3-dehydroquinate dehydratase, which yields MTLFPSRVCAAALAGLLILAAAPASAQSAAAATTLPPTKVLDVRGVRIGEGAPKTIVPITAATADEALAQAARIAANADTDIAEWRIDYLDIALDRKALARLGPQVAKALHGKPLLLTFRTKAEGGAKPIADADYGKLYATLLKTRFADLLDVEMFRDAAVVQALVAQAHAAGVAVVMSSHDFERTPDTAEIVARLQRQQALGADVLKIAVMPHDAGDVLKLLDATWQLRRRNDRPLLTMAMGGTGVVSRLSGETFGQVLTFGMLGKASAPGQVEVGRLREVLDTIHQAASAAR from the coding sequence ATGACCCTGTTCCCGTCGCGCGTTTGCGCCGCCGCCCTGGCCGGGCTGCTGATCCTGGCCGCGGCGCCGGCGTCGGCGCAGTCCGCTGCGGCGGCAACGACATTGCCGCCGACCAAGGTGCTCGACGTGCGCGGGGTGCGCATCGGCGAAGGCGCGCCCAAGACCATCGTGCCGATCACCGCCGCCACCGCCGACGAGGCGCTGGCGCAGGCCGCGCGCATCGCCGCCAATGCCGATACCGACATCGCCGAATGGCGCATCGACTATCTGGACATCGCTCTCGACCGCAAGGCGCTGGCGCGGCTGGGGCCGCAAGTGGCCAAGGCCCTGCACGGCAAGCCGCTGCTGCTGACCTTCCGCACCAAGGCCGAGGGCGGCGCCAAGCCGATCGCCGACGCCGACTATGGCAAGCTCTATGCGACGCTGCTGAAGACGCGCTTCGCCGACCTGCTGGACGTGGAGATGTTCCGCGATGCGGCAGTGGTGCAGGCGCTGGTCGCGCAGGCGCACGCCGCCGGCGTGGCCGTGGTCATGTCCAGCCACGACTTCGAGCGCACCCCCGACACCGCCGAGATCGTCGCGCGCCTGCAGCGCCAGCAGGCGCTGGGCGCGGACGTGCTGAAGATCGCGGTGATGCCGCACGATGCCGGCGACGTGCTCAAGCTGCTCGACGCCACCTGGCAGCTGCGCCGCCGCAACGACCGCCCGCTGCTGACCATGGCGATGGGCGGCACCGGCGTGGTCTCGCGCCTGTCCGGCGAGACCTTCGGCCAGGTGCTGACCTTCGGCATGCTCGGCAAGGCCTCGGCGCCGGGGCAGGTCGAGGTCGGCCGGCTGCGCGAAGTGCTCGACACGATCCACCAGGCCGCCAGCGCCGCGCGCTGA
- a CDS encoding carbohydrate porin: MTLLPPSKRFRMSASPRPSRLLLVAVPLALPAAAAAQSAANANAYAGNTLTGDWGGTRSAWAANGVSVRGDYVGEALGVTDGGYGRTGARYAQQLRLGLDLDMGKLAGWDGGAFRFTLNDRRGRSASVDLIGNRFPVQEAYGGQYTRLSEFSYDQTFAGGTYFKLGYYAMGNQFGLLGAGTSVVNAAFCAHPLAMSGNSGWYNYPVARWGGEVAQQVSPALNLRVGWFQVNPNLAGDNVHNAFRPFVGGTTGGLFPVELTWTPGKGTRHAGMYTFGGYYDASRVPRKGLDSRDATGRHGAYLLAEQKLYSETADPARGFSVFGEYMQSDRATAQIRRWYALGGIYQGIGARSQDRIALGYVGGDINRTLVDARRAWLVEVGVPADSPLYALSGAEELYELSYSFQATPWLMLRPDVQYMVNPGTFAYRQTDDAWVVGLQAKVTF, from the coding sequence ATGACCCTGCTTCCGCCCAGCAAGCGTTTCCGCATGTCCGCATCGCCGCGTCCATCCCGCCTGCTGCTCGTCGCCGTGCCGCTGGCGCTGCCCGCCGCGGCCGCCGCGCAGTCCGCGGCCAACGCCAACGCCTACGCCGGCAACACTCTCACCGGCGACTGGGGCGGCACGCGCAGCGCCTGGGCTGCGAACGGAGTGAGCGTCCGCGGCGACTACGTCGGCGAAGCGCTGGGCGTGACCGACGGCGGCTACGGCCGCACGGGCGCGCGCTATGCGCAACAGCTGCGGCTGGGGCTGGACCTGGACATGGGCAAGCTCGCCGGCTGGGATGGCGGCGCCTTCCGTTTCACCCTCAACGACCGCCGCGGCCGCAGCGCCTCGGTGGACCTGATCGGCAACCGCTTCCCGGTGCAGGAAGCCTATGGCGGCCAGTACACGCGCCTGTCCGAGTTCAGCTACGACCAGACGTTCGCCGGCGGCACCTACTTCAAGCTCGGCTACTACGCGATGGGCAACCAGTTCGGCCTGCTCGGCGCCGGCACCAGCGTCGTCAATGCCGCGTTCTGTGCGCATCCGCTGGCGATGTCCGGCAACAGCGGCTGGTACAACTACCCGGTGGCGCGCTGGGGCGGCGAAGTCGCGCAGCAGGTGAGTCCGGCGCTGAACCTGCGCGTGGGCTGGTTCCAGGTCAACCCGAACCTGGCCGGCGACAACGTGCACAACGCGTTCCGCCCGTTCGTCGGCGGCACCACCGGCGGGCTGTTCCCGGTCGAGCTGACCTGGACCCCGGGCAAGGGCACGCGCCACGCCGGCATGTACACGTTCGGTGGCTATTACGACGCCTCGCGCGTGCCGCGCAAGGGCCTGGACAGCCGCGACGCCACCGGCCGCCACGGCGCCTACCTGTTGGCCGAGCAGAAGCTGTACAGCGAGACGGCCGATCCGGCGCGCGGCTTCAGCGTGTTCGGCGAATACATGCAGTCCGACCGCGCCACCGCGCAGATCCGCCGCTGGTACGCGCTGGGCGGCATCTACCAGGGCATCGGCGCGCGCAGCCAGGACCGCATCGCGCTGGGCTATGTCGGCGGCGACATCAACCGCACGCTGGTCGATGCGCGCCGCGCCTGGCTGGTCGAGGTCGGGGTGCCGGCGGACTCGCCGCTGTACGCGCTGAGCGGGGCGGAGGAACTGTACGAACTGTCCTACAGCTTCCAGGCCACGCCCTGGCTGATGCTGCGGCCGGATGTGCAGTACATGGTCAATCCCGGCACCTTCGCCTACCGCCAGACCGACGACGCCTGGGTGGTCGGCCTGCAGGCCAAGGTCACGTTCTGA
- a CDS encoding right-handed parallel beta-helix repeat-containing protein, with protein sequence MRRMLSGCALLAAAVLPPCVSAYQAEPAPAALSVLTVDRYADDGAPGSLRWAIATANQAPGRHRIEIAAVGRPPYVIRPASPLPEIKGPVQIVGSARDVDGQYIVIDGSAYVRGKGTDACPGAEKGQFGANVRATTLPGLVLRDTQGVELSGLEIRNFCIGVLINRARGNEIHDNRIVANKGGAGVMLTGDDGSGQSTATTTVHNRIVRNEFIDNGDGLELTRGAAWNLVADNLFRSTDANHEPSQGIEILWGNDNSVLRNRFENYSDGLQINWGNRNTIAANTFTGNSIGVSISGRDNVVDGNTLSGNGIGIAVRPQPRSEANRFTANLLTGNGLKIERCQAGGACVPGQPRGAIVFGVPGLEHASFVGSHGLGVDTDPSRCARICAAGETTDCQPAPNHGQAPPRLLGLRGGDGQRELQGEFAGTPRSRYTVEVFGNRAAGSDEAERYLGRLDAVVDGDGHARFRYCLPPDSAELANLTATVTSADGATSPLSAPLALLR encoded by the coding sequence ATGCGTCGTATGTTGTCCGGGTGTGCGCTGCTGGCCGCAGCGGTGTTGCCGCCGTGCGTGTCCGCCTACCAGGCCGAGCCGGCGCCGGCGGCGTTGAGCGTGCTCACGGTGGACCGCTATGCCGACGACGGCGCCCCGGGCTCGTTGCGCTGGGCGATCGCCACCGCCAACCAGGCGCCGGGCCGCCATCGCATCGAGATCGCCGCGGTGGGGCGGCCGCCGTACGTGATCCGGCCGGCGTCGCCGCTGCCGGAGATCAAGGGCCCGGTGCAGATCGTGGGCAGCGCGCGCGACGTGGACGGGCAGTACATCGTCATCGACGGTTCGGCCTACGTGCGCGGCAAGGGCACCGACGCCTGCCCCGGCGCGGAGAAAGGCCAGTTCGGCGCCAACGTGCGCGCCACCACGCTGCCCGGGCTGGTGCTGCGCGACACCCAGGGCGTGGAACTGAGCGGCCTGGAGATCCGCAACTTCTGCATCGGCGTGCTGATCAATCGCGCCAGGGGCAACGAGATTCACGACAACCGCATCGTCGCCAACAAGGGCGGCGCCGGGGTGATGCTGACCGGCGACGACGGCAGCGGCCAGTCCACCGCCACCACCACGGTGCACAACCGCATCGTGCGCAACGAGTTCATCGACAACGGCGACGGTCTGGAACTGACCCGTGGCGCGGCCTGGAACCTGGTGGCCGACAACCTGTTCCGCTCCACCGACGCCAATCACGAGCCGTCGCAAGGCATCGAGATCCTGTGGGGCAACGACAACAGCGTGCTGCGCAACCGCTTCGAGAACTACTCCGACGGGCTGCAGATCAACTGGGGCAACCGCAACACCATCGCCGCCAATACCTTCACCGGCAACTCGATCGGGGTCAGCATCAGCGGCCGCGACAACGTGGTCGACGGCAACACCCTCAGCGGCAACGGCATCGGCATCGCGGTGCGCCCGCAGCCACGCAGCGAGGCCAACCGCTTCACCGCCAACCTGCTGACCGGCAACGGCCTGAAGATCGAGCGTTGCCAAGCCGGTGGCGCCTGCGTGCCGGGGCAGCCGCGCGGCGCGATCGTGTTCGGCGTGCCGGGGCTGGAGCATGCCAGCTTCGTCGGCTCGCACGGGCTCGGCGTGGACACCGATCCGTCCAGGTGCGCCAGGATCTGCGCCGCCGGCGAGACCACGGACTGCCAGCCGGCGCCCAACCACGGCCAGGCGCCGCCGCGGTTGCTGGGGCTGCGCGGCGGCGACGGCCAGCGCGAGCTGCAGGGCGAGTTCGCCGGTACCCCGCGCAGCCGCTACACGGTGGAGGTATTCGGCAACCGCGCCGCCGGCAGCGACGAGGCCGAGCGCTACCTCGGCCGCCTCGACGCGGTGGTGGATGGCGACGGCCATGCACGCTTCCGCTATTGCCTGCCGCCGGACAGCGCCGAGCTGGCCAACCTCACCGCCACCGTCACCAGCGCCGACGGCGCGACCTCGCCACTGAGCGCGCCGCTGGCGCTGCTGCGTTGA
- a CDS encoding gamma carbonic anhydrase family protein, translated as MNPIRPFLDKTPQLGARVYVDPACTVIGDVVLDEDVSVWPGTVIRGDVNHVRIGARSNIQDGTIIHVSHHSPFNKAGCPTLIGADVTVGHGCIIHACTIEDLCLIGMGACILDGATVKQYGFVGAGAVVGPGKTVGERELWLGNPARLARTLSDKEVESLHYSAQHYVRLKDRYLGMAAPAPQ; from the coding sequence GTGAACCCGATCCGCCCGTTCCTGGACAAGACGCCGCAGCTGGGCGCACGCGTCTACGTGGATCCGGCCTGCACCGTCATCGGCGACGTGGTGCTGGACGAGGACGTGTCGGTGTGGCCGGGCACGGTGATCCGCGGCGACGTCAACCACGTGCGCATCGGCGCGCGCAGCAACATCCAGGACGGCACCATCATCCACGTCAGCCACCACAGCCCGTTCAACAAGGCCGGCTGCCCGACCCTGATCGGCGCCGACGTGACCGTGGGCCACGGCTGCATCATCCACGCCTGCACCATCGAAGACCTGTGCCTGATCGGCATGGGCGCGTGCATCCTCGACGGCGCCACGGTGAAGCAATACGGCTTCGTCGGCGCCGGCGCGGTGGTCGGGCCGGGCAAGACGGTCGGCGAGCGCGAGCTGTGGCTGGGCAATCCGGCGCGGCTGGCACGCACGCTCAGCGACAAGGAAGTGGAAAGCCTGCACTACTCCGCGCAGCACTACGTGCGGCTGAAGGATCGCTACCTGGGCATGGCGGCGCCGGCGCCGCAGTAG
- a CDS encoding RDD family protein produces MSGMLDTYREVITPEGVPLHLPAAGAVPRALAWLIDLAVRFGVLTLMGMLLGMLGGFGQGLYLVAMFLVFWAYPIVLEGWFGQTLGKKALGLRVVSRDGAPAGWMAAITRNLLRTVDMLPFGYAIGLIACLFDAHARRLGDMVAGTLVIHQAPRHEAALPPIASAVAPPRRLLPAEQAALIAFAERAPRLAPARQLELATLALPLTQTPGQAGVLRLYAMANWLLGRR; encoded by the coding sequence ATGAGCGGCATGCTCGACACCTACCGTGAAGTGATCACGCCCGAAGGCGTGCCGCTGCATCTGCCGGCCGCCGGCGCGGTGCCGCGCGCGCTGGCCTGGCTGATCGACCTGGCGGTGCGGTTCGGCGTGCTGACCCTGATGGGCATGCTGCTCGGCATGCTCGGCGGCTTCGGCCAGGGTCTTTACCTGGTGGCGATGTTCCTGGTGTTCTGGGCCTACCCGATCGTGCTCGAAGGCTGGTTCGGGCAGACCCTGGGCAAGAAGGCGCTGGGCCTGCGCGTGGTCTCGCGCGACGGCGCGCCGGCCGGGTGGATGGCGGCGATCACCCGCAACCTGCTGCGCACCGTGGACATGCTGCCGTTCGGCTACGCCATCGGCCTGATCGCCTGCCTGTTCGACGCGCATGCGCGGCGCCTGGGCGACATGGTCGCCGGCACCCTGGTGATCCACCAGGCGCCGCGCCACGAGGCGGCGCTGCCGCCGATCGCCAGCGCGGTGGCGCCGCCGCGCCGCCTGCTGCCGGCCGAGCAGGCGGCGTTGATCGCCTTCGCCGAGCGCGCGCCGCGGCTGGCCCCGGCACGGCAGCTGGAACTGGCGACGCTGGCGCTGCCGTTGACGCAGACGCCCGGCCAGGCCGGCGTACTGCGGCTGTACGCGATGGCCAACTGGTTGCTGGGGCGGCGATGA
- a CDS encoding stage II sporulation protein M: MRQEQFIARHQHEWQAFETWLQTHGRKAAGSAADGAADPARLADEDVPARYRRLCQQLALARKRGYSALVTTRLQQLMQQGHTTLYRPPRPRWRRAAEFLFADFPQLVRSQAGCMAAATALFLVPLVTIFVLLQYRPELIHGLLDPMQVAQMERMYDPAATAHKLGRDSGDDWQMFGHYIMNNISIGLRTFASGLLAGLGTVLVLLFNGVTIGAVAGHLHQIGYGVTFWRFVAGHAPFELTAIVIAGGAGLQLGLKLLAPGRRRRIDALVEGGTIGAKLCLGVAFMLLVAAFIEAFWSSIGTLPAWVKYGVSGLLWTLVLVWLWRGGRGAAEAGDAD; the protein is encoded by the coding sequence ATGAGGCAGGAGCAGTTCATCGCCCGCCACCAGCACGAGTGGCAGGCCTTCGAAACCTGGCTGCAGACGCATGGACGCAAGGCCGCCGGGTCCGCGGCGGACGGCGCCGCGGACCCGGCGCGGCTCGCCGACGAGGACGTGCCGGCACGCTACCGGCGGCTGTGCCAGCAGCTGGCGCTGGCCCGCAAGCGCGGCTACAGCGCGCTGGTCACCACGCGCCTGCAACAGCTGATGCAGCAGGGCCACACCACGCTGTACCGGCCGCCGCGGCCGCGCTGGCGGCGCGCGGCCGAGTTCCTGTTCGCCGATTTCCCGCAGCTGGTGCGCAGCCAGGCCGGCTGCATGGCCGCGGCCACCGCGCTGTTCCTGGTACCGCTGGTGACGATCTTCGTGCTGCTGCAGTACCGGCCGGAACTGATCCACGGGCTGCTGGATCCGATGCAGGTCGCGCAGATGGAGCGGATGTACGACCCGGCCGCGACCGCGCACAAGCTCGGCCGCGACAGCGGTGACGACTGGCAGATGTTCGGCCACTACATCATGAACAACATCAGCATCGGCCTGCGCACCTTCGCCAGCGGCCTGCTGGCCGGGCTCGGCACGGTGCTGGTGCTGCTGTTCAACGGCGTCACCATCGGCGCGGTGGCCGGGCACCTGCACCAGATCGGCTACGGGGTCACGTTCTGGCGCTTCGTCGCCGGGCATGCGCCGTTCGAGCTGACCGCGATCGTGATCGCCGGCGGCGCCGGCCTGCAGCTGGGCCTGAAGCTGCTGGCGCCAGGCCGGCGCCGGCGCATCGATGCGCTGGTCGAAGGCGGCACCATCGGCGCCAAGCTGTGCCTGGGCGTGGCCTTCATGCTGCTGGTCGCCGCCTTCATCGAGGCGTTCTGGTCCTCGATCGGTACGCTGCCGGCGTGGGTGAAGTACGGCGTGTCCGGCCTGCTGTGGACGCTGGTGCTGGTGTGGCTGTG